The Gammaproteobacteria bacterium genome window below encodes:
- a CDS encoding Type II toxin-antitoxin system HicA family toxin: MATAISRSETPPKKHQRAIEAIFTRPVSGSIRWGDIEALFLELGAEVSEREGSRVGVKLFGEVRVFHRPHSSPDTDKGAVVSIRKWLEEHGAKP; this comes from the coding sequence ATGGCTACCGCAATATCCAGGTCTGAAACACCACCGAAAAAACACCAACGCGCGATTGAGGCGATCTTCACCCGACCGGTGTCCGGTAGCATCCGCTGGGGGGACATTGAGGCGCTGTTTCTGGAACTGGGCGCCGAGGTTAGCGAGCGGGAGGGTTCTCGCGTTGGCGTGAAGCTGTTTGGCGAAGTGCGGGTTTTCCATCGGCCACATTCTTCACCCGACACGGACAAGGGTGCGGTTGTGTCAATTCGCAAATGGCTGGAGGAGCACGG